From one Streptomyces sp. SCSIO 30461 genomic stretch:
- a CDS encoding IucA/IucC family protein produces the protein MNSTPVAPGAPEPDGPAPHRPGVQSGPRVAVAVESPTLPRQAAGPRATRSPGRQQPYAADPPRDPEHLDDSTDPLDQRDPLLAADSASVENLLRCWVRETGLSRPDGPTLRIPLPASGTALHVPVRYWSATGWHRFGAPVLEGAPDAAPRVDAVTVAALLTREQGSPDTQAASGAELVGRVADSLRRTAEFIAERRLRPGPRPEADPFLTAEQSLVLGHPLHPTPKSREGLSEAENRRYSPELHGSFPLHWMAVDRSVLATGSAWTEQGRAVPAEQLTKRLAGGLGLPPGTAALPLHPWQAREVVRRPAVAALIEAGLLHDLGPGGEDWHPTSSVRTVHRPGVPTMLKLSLGLRITNSRRENLRKELHRGVEVHRLLRGGLAAQWRSAHPGFDVVRDPAWLAVDDQEGAPITGLDVVLRHNPFGPGDDAVCVAGLTAPRPWPGRAGTHSRLADIVHRLSGRLRRPVSAVSAEWFLRYLRYVVRPVLWLDGTVGIALEAHQQNTLVILDPEGWPVGGRYRDNQGYYFRESHRAALSSRLPGIGDASDTFVSDAVTDERFAYYLGINNVLGLVGSFGAQRLAEERVLIAAFRRFLGSATDLGSPLPGQLLEASTLRCKANLLTRLQGLDELVGPVDTQSVYVTISNPLHL, from the coding sequence GTGAACTCCACTCCCGTCGCACCCGGCGCTCCCGAGCCCGACGGCCCAGCCCCCCACCGCCCCGGCGTGCAGTCAGGACCGCGCGTCGCAGTCGCCGTCGAGTCGCCGACGCTGCCGCGACAAGCCGCAGGGCCCCGAGCCACGCGGTCACCCGGTCGGCAGCAGCCGTACGCCGCCGATCCGCCGCGGGACCCGGAGCACCTGGACGACAGCACGGACCCACTGGACCAGCGCGATCCACTTCTCGCCGCGGACTCCGCAAGTGTCGAGAATCTGCTGCGCTGCTGGGTCAGGGAGACCGGCCTGTCCCGTCCGGACGGCCCGACGCTCCGCATTCCGCTCCCTGCCAGCGGTACCGCCCTGCACGTCCCCGTCCGCTACTGGTCCGCCACAGGCTGGCACCGATTCGGGGCACCGGTTCTGGAAGGGGCACCCGACGCTGCCCCACGGGTGGACGCCGTGACCGTGGCCGCACTGCTCACCCGCGAACAGGGCAGCCCCGACACCCAGGCCGCCAGCGGCGCCGAACTCGTCGGCAGGGTCGCCGACTCGCTGCGCCGTACCGCCGAGTTCATCGCCGAGCGCAGGCTGCGCCCCGGACCACGGCCCGAGGCCGACCCGTTCCTGACCGCCGAACAGTCGCTGGTGCTCGGACATCCCCTGCACCCCACCCCCAAGAGCAGGGAGGGACTCTCCGAGGCCGAGAACCGGCGGTACTCCCCCGAGTTGCACGGCTCCTTCCCGCTCCACTGGATGGCGGTCGACCGAAGTGTCCTCGCCACCGGTTCCGCCTGGACCGAGCAAGGACGTGCCGTACCCGCCGAGCAGCTCACCAAGCGGCTCGCCGGGGGCCTCGGACTTCCCCCCGGCACCGCCGCGTTGCCGCTCCACCCCTGGCAGGCGCGCGAGGTGGTCCGGCGTCCGGCCGTAGCCGCGCTCATCGAAGCCGGTCTGCTCCACGACCTCGGCCCCGGGGGCGAGGACTGGCACCCGACCTCGTCGGTGCGCACAGTTCACCGGCCGGGCGTCCCCACGATGCTCAAACTCTCGCTCGGCCTGCGGATCACCAACTCCCGGCGCGAGAACCTCCGCAAGGAACTCCACCGCGGAGTGGAGGTCCACCGGTTGCTCCGCGGCGGTCTGGCCGCACAGTGGCGCAGCGCCCACCCCGGCTTCGACGTCGTCCGCGATCCCGCCTGGCTCGCCGTGGACGACCAGGAGGGCGCACCGATCACCGGACTCGATGTCGTGCTGCGCCACAACCCCTTCGGCCCCGGCGACGACGCCGTCTGCGTCGCCGGGCTCACCGCGCCCCGGCCATGGCCCGGCCGTGCCGGGACGCACTCGCGTCTCGCCGACATCGTGCACCGGTTGTCAGGCCGCCTGAGGCGTCCCGTCAGCGCGGTCTCCGCAGAGTGGTTCCTGCGCTACCTCCGATACGTCGTCCGCCCCGTGCTCTGGCTGGACGGCACCGTGGGAATCGCCCTCGAAGCCCACCAGCAGAACACCCTGGTGATCCTCGACCCCGAGGGCTGGCCTGTCGGCGGGCGCTATCGGGACAACCAGGGCTACTACTTCCGTGAGTCCCACCGCGCGGCGCTGTCGAGCAGACTGCCCGGCATCGGCGACGCCAGCGACACCTTCGTCAGCGACGCCGTCACCGACGAGCGGTTCGCCTACTACCTCGGCATCAACAACGTACTCGGACTCGTCGGCTCCTTCGGGGCGCAGCGCCTCGCCGAGGAACGCGTCCTCATCGCCGCGTTCCGCCGGTTCCTCGGCTCTGCAACGGACCTCGGCTCGCCGCTCCCGGGCCAGTTGCTGGAGGCGAGCACACTGCGCTGCAAGGCGAATCTGCTCACGCGACTCCAGGGACTGGACGAACTCGTGGGCCCAGTGGACACCCAGTCCGTCTATGTGACGATCAGCAACCCCCTCCACCTCTGA
- a CDS encoding diaminobutyrate--2-oxoglutarate transaminase family protein produces the protein MDVAESALPAQPAAQEVILRRQSLRESAARTYARSLPIVPVRARGLTIEGADGRRYLDCLSGAGTLALGHNHPVVLEAIRKVLDSGAPLHVLDLATPVKDAFTTELFATLPRQFAENARIQFCGPAGTDAVEAAIKLVRTATGRAGLLAFTGAYHGMTAGALDASGGATEGRVTRLPFPQNYRCPFGTGGERGAELAARWTETLLDDPKGGIPAPAGLIIEPVQGEGGVIPAPDAWMRRMREITATRSIPLIADEVQTGVGRTGAFWAVEHSGIVPDVMVMSKAIGGSLPLAVIVYHSDLDTWQPGAHAGTFRGNQLAMAAGAATLAYVREHRLAERAATLGARMLGRLQGLAATHTCIGDVRGRGLMIGVELVDPDTDDPCATAPPPAPALAAAVQRECLRRGLIVEIGGRHAGVVRLLPPLTLTDEQAAAVLDRFADALAAADGSPHRRNATGPSN, from the coding sequence GTGGACGTGGCGGAATCCGCCCTGCCGGCGCAACCCGCCGCGCAGGAGGTGATCCTCCGCCGCCAGTCGCTCCGAGAGTCGGCGGCGCGTACGTACGCGCGTTCACTCCCGATCGTTCCCGTACGGGCCAGGGGCCTGACGATCGAGGGCGCCGACGGTCGCCGCTACCTGGACTGCCTGTCGGGCGCGGGTACCCTGGCACTCGGCCACAATCATCCCGTCGTCCTCGAAGCGATTCGCAAGGTGCTCGACTCGGGTGCCCCGCTGCATGTGCTCGACCTGGCCACGCCCGTCAAGGACGCCTTCACCACCGAGCTGTTCGCCACCCTGCCGCGTCAATTCGCGGAGAACGCCCGCATCCAGTTCTGCGGCCCGGCCGGAACGGACGCGGTCGAGGCGGCCATCAAGCTGGTCCGCACGGCGACCGGCCGCGCCGGACTGCTCGCGTTCACCGGTGCCTACCACGGAATGACCGCGGGAGCGCTCGACGCGTCAGGCGGTGCCACGGAGGGGCGGGTGACCCGGCTCCCGTTCCCGCAGAACTACCGCTGTCCGTTCGGGACCGGTGGCGAGCGGGGCGCCGAGCTGGCGGCCCGGTGGACGGAGACCCTGCTCGACGACCCGAAGGGCGGCATCCCCGCTCCCGCCGGGCTGATCATCGAACCGGTCCAGGGGGAGGGTGGGGTCATCCCGGCCCCGGACGCCTGGATGCGCCGGATGCGTGAGATCACAGCCACGCGTTCCATCCCGCTGATCGCGGACGAGGTGCAGACCGGAGTCGGGCGTACGGGCGCCTTCTGGGCGGTCGAGCACAGTGGCATCGTCCCCGATGTGATGGTCATGTCCAAGGCCATCGGCGGCTCGCTCCCGCTTGCCGTCATCGTGTACCACTCCGACCTCGACACCTGGCAACCGGGAGCACATGCCGGCACCTTCCGGGGCAACCAGCTCGCCATGGCGGCCGGTGCCGCCACACTCGCCTATGTGCGCGAACACCGCTTGGCCGAGCGCGCCGCCACTCTCGGGGCACGTATGCTCGGTCGGCTCCAGGGGCTGGCGGCGACCCACACCTGCATCGGCGATGTGCGTGGACGTGGCCTGATGATCGGTGTCGAACTCGTGGACCCGGACACCGACGATCCGTGCGCCACTGCCCCGCCGCCCGCGCCCGCCCTCGCCGCAGCCGTCCAGCGGGAGTGTCTGCGCCGCGGGCTCATCGTGGAAATCGGGGGGCGGCACGCGGGCGTGGTACGGCTGCTTCCCCCGCTCACCCTCACCGACGAACAGGCCGCCGCGGTCCTCGACCGTTTCGCCGACGCCCTCGCCGCTGCCGACGGCTCCCCCCACCGCCGGAACGCCACCGGGCCGTCGAACTGA